In the Sus scrofa isolate TJ Tabasco breed Duroc chromosome 7, Sscrofa11.1, whole genome shotgun sequence genome, one interval contains:
- the C7H6orf132 gene encoding uncharacterized protein C6orf132 homolog isoform X1, which produces MKKNPTVQGTFSKLFGKKHANPPATSLYATNPPWIFTQEAPEEGTRDFDGIYYGDNRFDTVSESGTATLKARPRVRPLLTFLPLDAQENHGLAVPTPSVPHDFADKKVTGASTLVNGNLRLYSSVGDLRPGCYDDSLIPPPPPGPAPPPPSAPSQPPREPSPPPPPATAPPPPPLLLEPPPPPSTAPPLPPVMGALSSPSTPTPPDFIPPAPPLTAQAPPPPLLPAPAPPAPVSPRNTGTPLFPTSGVTKWKSEAALNGRQPEAPRSSPPRSPAEPEGSLLGPKPEPHLTFPRSFKVPPPTPVRTSSISTQEAQEALPWEEGATKKASSRLPLPPSFHIRPASQVYPDRAPEPDRPEEPGALAPASPRPGQSRAWTREQAETPPPAPPLPPPPPPLPPPAPPLPPAAPPLPSAEKAAPPPPGFKKGPKSGSPAPKPKPDPPSPEDTGSSESVDWRHPSQMEKLRNELSAYLSGSRREDRFPGHRPVPTAASQVKESQKGLGLPQKEAPSSAPEESPCSLPEKEAATSLTLPPVDYSPQDSPAPSVRQIRNKLEAQLSSSAEDAKPSIGSLPPKPRLEGRRIFENRVDNGKFSKPVAKTLPPLSATPPRTTPLQSQATPGPATPCQATPGPATPCQATPGPATPPQATPGPATPPQATPGPATPPQATPGPATPPKATPEPATPPKVTPGPATTPPKATPGLATPPKATPGLATPPKVTPGLVTPPKVTPGLVTPPKVTPGLVTPPKVTPGPATTPPKAMPIPATPPKFTPGLTTSPKVTPGLATPPKFTPGPATTPKFTPGLATPPKATPGPATPPKATPGPATSPKATPGPITPSAATTLPIASFQLTPEKNLVPAGQWEKPERQELTGPSRPEAEGRSPEASKPPTQGALSSPALPPKTSPSREEVTFLYKLHRSQNSPSREVAMVMPMPPTGETARAGEPVEVKEPQGLPAKPPTSAQPTDEFLRHPVTGEVVERGSPMALLLAVRQRAQKGRPRGAALDRSSLPGSLRGHSQPEAGSDNTLYREGLPNSFTVVPKVPSQWKPQPGRDLEDTEPSRRHRWTKAEPQGPAAWEKSAPSNVPQGHMLPKSFSSPPSPHKKEEEEEFNFEVIPPPPEFSNDPQPPVPALQYLGPRASPPRHNFSDSGPSSDAGSARTFSRFPTDAGSAGGTGGLDRFSGGSRSLIKKRLYVGEPHRSPGPPRGGTGRSLSTPNCFGPPPGGPFAAPGCPEMRRVNSAGRAPPGGLHALKMSLEGAARGEAKYKAPGGGDCGRPPAASRTPHSNPHYGGSINTFTVRPGTRQPISYAYSGAHRKAPS; this is translated from the exons GATGCCCAGGAGAACCATGGACTGGCTGTACCCACCCCCTCTGTCCCACACGACTTTGCAGACAAAAAAGTGACAG GCGCCAGCACGCTCGTCAACGGCAACCTCCGGTTATACAGCTCCGTGGGGGACCTAAGGCCTGGCTGCTATGATGACTCActcatccccccacctcccccaggccccGCGCCGCCACCACCCTCGGCCCCATCGCAGCCTCCACGGGAGCCCTCGCCACCACCTCCACCTGCCACagctcctccgcctcctcccctgctgctggaaccccctccaccacccagcacggccccacccctgcccccggtAATGGGGGCCCTCTCCTCCCCATCCACACCCACCCCTCCTGACTTCATTCCACCTGCGCCCCCCTTGACcgctcaggccccgcccccgccccttctGCCAGCCCCAGCACCCCCAGCTCCCGTGTCCCCTCGTAACACCGGGACTCCCCTCTTTCCCACCTCGGGTGTCACCAAGTGGAAATCGGAGGCAGCACTGAATGGCAGGCAGCCAGAGGCCCCCCGAAGCAGCCCCCCCAGGAGCCCTGCTGAGCCAGAGGGGAGCCTCCTGGGACCTAAGCCAGAGCCCCACCTCACCTTCCCCCGCTCATTCAAGGTGCCGCCCCCAACCCCAGTCAGGACTTCGTCCATCTCCACTCAGGAAGCAcaagaggctcttccctgggAAGAAGGGGCCACCAAGAAGGCCTCCAGTCGACTCCCACTGCCTCCCAGCTTCCACATCCGCCCCGCGTCGCAGGTCTACCCCGACAGGGCCCCTGAGCCAGACCGCCCCGAGGAGCCCGGGGCTTTAGCACCGGCCAGCCCGAGGCCAGGCCAGTCCCGGGCCTGGACCAGGGAACAGGCTGAGACTCCACCtccggccccgcccctgccccctcccccaccccccctccctccccccgcacccccactgccccctgcTGCCCCTCCTTTGCCATCTGCGGAGAAGGCAGCCCCTCCACCTCCTGGATTTAAGAAAGGCCCCAAGTCTGGCTCTCCTGCTCCCAAACCCAAACCCGACCCCCCCAGCCCAGAGGACACAGGCTCCTCAGAGTCTGTGGACTGGCGGCATCCCAGCCAGATGGAGAAGCTACGGAATGAGCTGTCAGCCTACCTTTCTGGCTCCAGGAGAGAGGACCGATTCCCCGGTCACAGGCCAGTCCCAACTGCAGCCTCCCAGGTGAAGGAGAGCCAGAAGGGCCTTGGCCTGCCCCAGAAGGAGGCCCCCTCCAGTGCTCCTGAGGAGAGTCCCTGCAGCCTGCCTGAGAAGGAGGCGGCCACCAGCCTGACCCTACCCCCTGTGGACTACAGCCCCCAAGACTCACCAGCTCCCAGTGTGCGGCAGATCCGGAATAAGCTGGAGGCCCAGCTCTCCTCATCAGCAGAGGATGCCAAGCCCAGCATAGGGTCTCTGCCTCCCAAACCTCGGCTAGAAGGGAGAAGAATCTTTGAAAACAGGGTTGATAATGGCAAATTCTCCAAGCCTGTGGCCAAGACTCTGCCACCTCTGTCCGCCACCCCTCCACGAACCACACCACTCCAGTCCCAGGCCACGCCTGGACCAGCTACACCATGTCAGGCCACGCCTGGACCAGCTACACCATGTCAGGCCACACCTGGACCAGCCACACCACCCCAGGCCACACCTGGACCAGCCACACCACCCCAGGCCACACCTGGACCAGCCACACCACCCCAGGCCACACCTGGACCAGCCACACCACCCAAGGCCACACCTGAACCAGCCACACCACCCAAGGTCACACCTGGACCAGCCACCACACCACCCAAGGCCACACCTGGACTAGCCACACCACCCAAGGCCACGCCTGGACTAGCCACACCACCCAAGGTCACACCTGGACTAGTCACACCACCCAAGGTCACACCTGGACTAGTCACACCACCTAAGGTCACACCTGGACTAGTCACACCACCTAAGGTCACGCCTGGACCAGCTACCACACCACCCAAAGCCATGCCTATACCAGCCACACCACCTAAGTTCACACCTGGACTAACCACATCACCTAAGGTCACACCTGGACTAGCTACACCACCTAAGTTCACACCTGGACCAGCCACAACACCTAAGTTCACACCTGGACTAGCCACACCACCTAAGGCCACTCCTGGACCAGCCACACCACCCAAGGCTACACCTGGACCAGCCACATCACCCAAGGCCACTCCTGGGCCCATCACACCATCTGCAGCCACAACTTTGCCCATCGCTTCATTCCAGCTGACACCAGAGAAGAACCTAGTCCCAGCTGGGCAGTGGGAGAAGCCAGAACGTCAAGAGCTTACAGGGCCATCCAGGCCAGAGGCAGAAGGGCGCTCCCCAGAGGCCAGTAAGCCTCCTACACAGGGAGCTCTCTCATCTCCAGCCCTTCCCCCAAAGACATCCCCCAGCCGAGAAGAGGTGACATTTCTCTACAAGCTCCATCGCAGCCAGAACAGTCCCAGCAGAGAGGTGGCTATGGTGATGCCCATGCCGCCCACAGGAGAGACTGCCAGGGCAGGGGAGCCTGTGGAGGTGAAGGAGCCCCAGGGGCTGCCAgccaaacccccaacctcagcCCAGCCTACTGACGAATTCCTAAGGCACCCGGTGACGGGGGAGGTGGTGGAGAGGGGCTCCCCGATGGCCCTGCTCCTGGCagtcaggcagagggcacagaagGGGAGGCCCAGAGGGGCTGCTTTGGACCGGTCCTCGCTGCCAGGGAGTCTCCGTGGCCACAGCCAGCCAGAGGCAGGCTCTGACAACACCCTCTACAGAGAAGGCCTGCCCAACTCCTTCACTGTGGTACCCAAGGTACCCAGTCAGTGGAAGCCTCAGCCCGGCAGAGACCTAGAGGACACAGAGCCCAGCCGCAGGCACAGGTGGACAAAGGCAGAACCCCAGGGCCCCGCCGCCTGGGAAAAATCAGCGCCCTCCAACGTTCCCCAGGGCCATATGCTGCCCAagtccttctcttcccctccGTCCCCCcacaagaaggaggaggaggaggagttcaaCTTTGAGGTCATCCCACCGCCGCCAGAGTTCAGCAATGACCCCCAGCCCCCGGTCCCGGCCCTCCAGTATCTGGGGCCCCGGGCCTCCCCTCCCCGGCACAACTTCTCAGACTCCGGGCCCTCCTCTGACGCCGGCTCCGCTCGCACCTTCTCCCGCTTTCCCACGGATGCCGGCTCCGCTGGGGGCACGGGAGGCCTGGACCGATTCTCGGGCGGGAGCCGTTCGCTCATCAAGAAGCGCCTGTACGTCGGGGAGCCCCACCGCAGTCCCGGGCCGCCCCGCGGCGGCACCGGCCGCAGCCTGAGCACCCCCAACTGCTTCGGGCCGCCTCCCGGAGGGCCCTTCGCAGCTCCCGGATGCCCGGAGATGCGGAGAGTCAACTCGGCGGGCCGCGCGCCGCCGGGCGGCCTGCACGCTCTGAAGATGTCCCTAGAGGGCGCCGCCCGCGGAGAGGCCAAGTACAAGGCGCCCGGCGGCGGCGACTGCGGCCGCCCCCCGGCTGCTAGCAG GACTCCCCACAGCAACCCCCACTATGGAGGCTCCATCAACACATTCACCGTGAGGCCCGGAACCCGCCAACCCATCTCCTATGCCTACTCGGGGGCCCATCGAAAGGCTCCATCCTGA
- the C7H6orf132 gene encoding uncharacterized protein C6orf132 homolog isoform X2 has product MGALSSPSTPTPPDFIPPAPPLTAQAPPPPLLPAPAPPAPVSPRNTGTPLFPTSGVTKWKSEAALNGRQPEAPRSSPPRSPAEPEGSLLGPKPEPHLTFPRSFKVPPPTPVRTSSISTQEAQEALPWEEGATKKASSRLPLPPSFHIRPASQVYPDRAPEPDRPEEPGALAPASPRPGQSRAWTREQAETPPPAPPLPPPPPPLPPPAPPLPPAAPPLPSAEKAAPPPPGFKKGPKSGSPAPKPKPDPPSPEDTGSSESVDWRHPSQMEKLRNELSAYLSGSRREDRFPGHRPVPTAASQVKESQKGLGLPQKEAPSSAPEESPCSLPEKEAATSLTLPPVDYSPQDSPAPSVRQIRNKLEAQLSSSAEDAKPSIGSLPPKPRLEGRRIFENRVDNGKFSKPVAKTLPPLSATPPRTTPLQSQATPGPATPCQATPGPATPCQATPGPATPPQATPGPATPPQATPGPATPPQATPGPATPPKATPEPATPPKVTPGPATTPPKATPGLATPPKATPGLATPPKVTPGLVTPPKVTPGLVTPPKVTPGLVTPPKVTPGPATTPPKAMPIPATPPKFTPGLTTSPKVTPGLATPPKFTPGPATTPKFTPGLATPPKATPGPATPPKATPGPATSPKATPGPITPSAATTLPIASFQLTPEKNLVPAGQWEKPERQELTGPSRPEAEGRSPEASKPPTQGALSSPALPPKTSPSREEVTFLYKLHRSQNSPSREVAMVMPMPPTGETARAGEPVEVKEPQGLPAKPPTSAQPTDEFLRHPVTGEVVERGSPMALLLAVRQRAQKGRPRGAALDRSSLPGSLRGHSQPEAGSDNTLYREGLPNSFTVVPKVPSQWKPQPGRDLEDTEPSRRHRWTKAEPQGPAAWEKSAPSNVPQGHMLPKSFSSPPSPHKKEEEEEFNFEVIPPPPEFSNDPQPPVPALQYLGPRASPPRHNFSDSGPSSDAGSARTFSRFPTDAGSAGGTGGLDRFSGGSRSLIKKRLYVGEPHRSPGPPRGGTGRSLSTPNCFGPPPGGPFAAPGCPEMRRVNSAGRAPPGGLHALKMSLEGAARGEAKYKAPGGGDCGRPPAASRTPHSNPHYGGSINTFTVRPGTRQPISYAYSGAHRKAPS; this is encoded by the exons ATGGGGGCCCTCTCCTCCCCATCCACACCCACCCCTCCTGACTTCATTCCACCTGCGCCCCCCTTGACcgctcaggccccgcccccgccccttctGCCAGCCCCAGCACCCCCAGCTCCCGTGTCCCCTCGTAACACCGGGACTCCCCTCTTTCCCACCTCGGGTGTCACCAAGTGGAAATCGGAGGCAGCACTGAATGGCAGGCAGCCAGAGGCCCCCCGAAGCAGCCCCCCCAGGAGCCCTGCTGAGCCAGAGGGGAGCCTCCTGGGACCTAAGCCAGAGCCCCACCTCACCTTCCCCCGCTCATTCAAGGTGCCGCCCCCAACCCCAGTCAGGACTTCGTCCATCTCCACTCAGGAAGCAcaagaggctcttccctgggAAGAAGGGGCCACCAAGAAGGCCTCCAGTCGACTCCCACTGCCTCCCAGCTTCCACATCCGCCCCGCGTCGCAGGTCTACCCCGACAGGGCCCCTGAGCCAGACCGCCCCGAGGAGCCCGGGGCTTTAGCACCGGCCAGCCCGAGGCCAGGCCAGTCCCGGGCCTGGACCAGGGAACAGGCTGAGACTCCACCtccggccccgcccctgccccctcccccaccccccctccctccccccgcacccccactgccccctgcTGCCCCTCCTTTGCCATCTGCGGAGAAGGCAGCCCCTCCACCTCCTGGATTTAAGAAAGGCCCCAAGTCTGGCTCTCCTGCTCCCAAACCCAAACCCGACCCCCCCAGCCCAGAGGACACAGGCTCCTCAGAGTCTGTGGACTGGCGGCATCCCAGCCAGATGGAGAAGCTACGGAATGAGCTGTCAGCCTACCTTTCTGGCTCCAGGAGAGAGGACCGATTCCCCGGTCACAGGCCAGTCCCAACTGCAGCCTCCCAGGTGAAGGAGAGCCAGAAGGGCCTTGGCCTGCCCCAGAAGGAGGCCCCCTCCAGTGCTCCTGAGGAGAGTCCCTGCAGCCTGCCTGAGAAGGAGGCGGCCACCAGCCTGACCCTACCCCCTGTGGACTACAGCCCCCAAGACTCACCAGCTCCCAGTGTGCGGCAGATCCGGAATAAGCTGGAGGCCCAGCTCTCCTCATCAGCAGAGGATGCCAAGCCCAGCATAGGGTCTCTGCCTCCCAAACCTCGGCTAGAAGGGAGAAGAATCTTTGAAAACAGGGTTGATAATGGCAAATTCTCCAAGCCTGTGGCCAAGACTCTGCCACCTCTGTCCGCCACCCCTCCACGAACCACACCACTCCAGTCCCAGGCCACGCCTGGACCAGCTACACCATGTCAGGCCACGCCTGGACCAGCTACACCATGTCAGGCCACACCTGGACCAGCCACACCACCCCAGGCCACACCTGGACCAGCCACACCACCCCAGGCCACACCTGGACCAGCCACACCACCCCAGGCCACACCTGGACCAGCCACACCACCCAAGGCCACACCTGAACCAGCCACACCACCCAAGGTCACACCTGGACCAGCCACCACACCACCCAAGGCCACACCTGGACTAGCCACACCACCCAAGGCCACGCCTGGACTAGCCACACCACCCAAGGTCACACCTGGACTAGTCACACCACCCAAGGTCACACCTGGACTAGTCACACCACCTAAGGTCACACCTGGACTAGTCACACCACCTAAGGTCACGCCTGGACCAGCTACCACACCACCCAAAGCCATGCCTATACCAGCCACACCACCTAAGTTCACACCTGGACTAACCACATCACCTAAGGTCACACCTGGACTAGCTACACCACCTAAGTTCACACCTGGACCAGCCACAACACCTAAGTTCACACCTGGACTAGCCACACCACCTAAGGCCACTCCTGGACCAGCCACACCACCCAAGGCTACACCTGGACCAGCCACATCACCCAAGGCCACTCCTGGGCCCATCACACCATCTGCAGCCACAACTTTGCCCATCGCTTCATTCCAGCTGACACCAGAGAAGAACCTAGTCCCAGCTGGGCAGTGGGAGAAGCCAGAACGTCAAGAGCTTACAGGGCCATCCAGGCCAGAGGCAGAAGGGCGCTCCCCAGAGGCCAGTAAGCCTCCTACACAGGGAGCTCTCTCATCTCCAGCCCTTCCCCCAAAGACATCCCCCAGCCGAGAAGAGGTGACATTTCTCTACAAGCTCCATCGCAGCCAGAACAGTCCCAGCAGAGAGGTGGCTATGGTGATGCCCATGCCGCCCACAGGAGAGACTGCCAGGGCAGGGGAGCCTGTGGAGGTGAAGGAGCCCCAGGGGCTGCCAgccaaacccccaacctcagcCCAGCCTACTGACGAATTCCTAAGGCACCCGGTGACGGGGGAGGTGGTGGAGAGGGGCTCCCCGATGGCCCTGCTCCTGGCagtcaggcagagggcacagaagGGGAGGCCCAGAGGGGCTGCTTTGGACCGGTCCTCGCTGCCAGGGAGTCTCCGTGGCCACAGCCAGCCAGAGGCAGGCTCTGACAACACCCTCTACAGAGAAGGCCTGCCCAACTCCTTCACTGTGGTACCCAAGGTACCCAGTCAGTGGAAGCCTCAGCCCGGCAGAGACCTAGAGGACACAGAGCCCAGCCGCAGGCACAGGTGGACAAAGGCAGAACCCCAGGGCCCCGCCGCCTGGGAAAAATCAGCGCCCTCCAACGTTCCCCAGGGCCATATGCTGCCCAagtccttctcttcccctccGTCCCCCcacaagaaggaggaggaggaggagttcaaCTTTGAGGTCATCCCACCGCCGCCAGAGTTCAGCAATGACCCCCAGCCCCCGGTCCCGGCCCTCCAGTATCTGGGGCCCCGGGCCTCCCCTCCCCGGCACAACTTCTCAGACTCCGGGCCCTCCTCTGACGCCGGCTCCGCTCGCACCTTCTCCCGCTTTCCCACGGATGCCGGCTCCGCTGGGGGCACGGGAGGCCTGGACCGATTCTCGGGCGGGAGCCGTTCGCTCATCAAGAAGCGCCTGTACGTCGGGGAGCCCCACCGCAGTCCCGGGCCGCCCCGCGGCGGCACCGGCCGCAGCCTGAGCACCCCCAACTGCTTCGGGCCGCCTCCCGGAGGGCCCTTCGCAGCTCCCGGATGCCCGGAGATGCGGAGAGTCAACTCGGCGGGCCGCGCGCCGCCGGGCGGCCTGCACGCTCTGAAGATGTCCCTAGAGGGCGCCGCCCGCGGAGAGGCCAAGTACAAGGCGCCCGGCGGCGGCGACTGCGGCCGCCCCCCGGCTGCTAGCAG GACTCCCCACAGCAACCCCCACTATGGAGGCTCCATCAACACATTCACCGTGAGGCCCGGAACCCGCCAACCCATCTCCTATGCCTACTCGGGGGCCCATCGAAAGGCTCCATCCTGA